The sequence TGCTGGCGCGGTGTGCGTCGCCGGCCAGGCTCTTCACCTCGTTCGCAACGATGGAGAAGGTACGACCGGCCTCGCCCGCACGGTGCGCCTCGATCGTGGCATTCAGCGCGAGGATGTTGGTGTTGTCGGCAATTTCCTCGATTTCCTGCGAGGTCCGCTTCACCTGCTCCATGGCCGCGGCAAAGCCGGTGACGTGCATGGTGAGGGCCTGTACGGCTTCCAGCAGGTTGCTGATCTGCGAAAGCGAGGCGCCGATGTGCGAACGGCCGGCTTCGAGGCGCTCCAGCGCGCGTTCGGACAGCAGGCGGGATTCGTCACAAGCGTCGGTGACCAGCTTCTGGTCTTCTTCGAGCTCGTTGACGGTGGTCTTGAGCGATTCGTGTTCGCGATGGAGCTTGCCGAAGCTGTCGATGACGCGTTGCACGACGCCGGCCACGTCGGAGCAGCCGACGGTGACATCCCCGCAAAGGCGCGAGATGCCGTCGATATCGGTGAATTGAGGCTGCGAAATAGCCTGGTGTTTCATAAAAGCGCGGTCCCCGTTCTAGGTGTTGGGATCGGGCCTACGCTTCCATGGTTACTGCCGATTTAACGCAAGTCTCACAAAATGCAGCCGGTGCCGAAATCGTTCAAAATTCCCGTGGCACATTGGCGAACATTGCCTTCACCGCGGGCCTTGCGTTGATCTGATCGATCCAGCGGACCAGGCCCGGCGTGTCGGCTTCATTCACCTGTTCGGCAAAGCCGTGCTGCATGCCGTTGGCGATGGCGAAGTTGCAGATGTCGGCCAGCGAATAGACCCCGCCCGCCAGCCACTCGTTGTCGCGCAGGTGGTCGTCCAGCCGCTTCACCGAGATTCGAATCTTGGCCATAGCATCGTCCAGTTCCTCCTGTGGGAAGCCGTCGCGCGCGCGGCGCCACTTCACCTGCTGTTCGGGAATCGGGATCTTCTGAACATGCGCCTCGAACTCCTCGTCGGACAGGGCGCGGGCCATCTTGCTAACGTGCCGTTCCCAGCCGATGGTGGAGACGCACCAGCAGAAATACTCGTCCACCCACTTGGTCCAGATGCGCATCATCGCGGTGTCGTAATGGCTGGCCGGGCGCAGCTTCACCTCGGTCGGGTGCGCATCTTCCAGGTATTCGCAGATGACCGTGCTCTCGGTGATGATCTTGCCGTCGTCCGCCAGCGCCGGAACCTGCCCGCGCGGATTGATCGCCTTGTACCATTCCGAATGGTGTTCGAACTTCGCCGGGTTGAGCAGCTTGTGCTCAAATTCCAGCCCTTTCTCGTAAAGCGCGAGCGTGGGCTTCATCGAATTGGCGCCGGGTCCGAAACTGTAGAGCGTGAGCATGGCCTCTCCTGTCGTTTGTCTCCCTTGTTCCGCAATGTTAGATTGAGCGCAACGGAGACTTGGCCATGAAACTGATATTGCCCGTCATTGCCGTCCCGCTGCTCGGCCTCGCACCCCAGCAGGAGCGCGCACCGGACATGGACTCCACCCCTCCCGCGCTTGCTGTCGAGCCGGCAGACCGTGAGCAGGCGTGTTTCGACACGGTCCAGCAGGTGCGTGAGGAAAGCGGCCAACCGCCGCTGTTCCAGCGTGGCACTGCCAGTCCCGAAGAGCCGCTGATGTACTACGCCGTCGACTACGATATCGACCGCTGCGACGTGCTGCTGGTCAGCAGGAACGGCGATGTACGTGATGTGCCGCGAGAGGAACGCGACGCGCTGCTGCTGCGCCCGCTTCAGTAAAGCAGCAGTTCCGCCACTTCTTCGCGCCACTCCGCTTCATCGCGGCCCGCCAGCTGGTCGAGATCGCCCGGCTGCGCGGCGGGGTCATCGACCCATTCGCGCAAGGCCGGCCCGCCGTTGATCACGTCGATGGCGAGGACGTCATCCGTGTATTCGTACTTGAAGTCCTTGCCGCGCCAGATCGGGTAGTCCGGATAGAGATTGCGGATCGCCTTGAAGGCCAGTGCTTGCAGGCGCCACGGGCGGAAGGCGTTGTGATCGTAGAACGCGCCCTCTGCATGCACCATCAGCGCGTTGCAGAGCTTGCCGACGTGCTTGTGGAAGGTGGGTTCGAACCAGCAATCCCGCAGCGCACAGCCGGCCAGCCAGTCGGGCGCCAGACGCTGCATCTCGGCCAGAACGGCCTTGGCATCGACATCGGGCGCGCCGAACAGCACTTCGAGCGGGCGGGTAGTGCCCCGCCCCTCGCTCAGCGTCGCACCCTCGATCATCACCGTCCCGGCATAGGCGCGGGCCATGTTCAGGTTGGCGGCGTTGGGACTCGGATTGATCCAGATGCGATTTTCCGGCCAGCCGAAGCCGGGGCCTTCGGGCAGCCAGTAGTGCATGGAGACGACGCGGTAATCGACGTCGAGCCCGAAGTGGCGGACGAACCAGTGACCCATTTCGCCCATGGTCAGCCCGTGGCGCATCGGCATGGGGGCGGCACCGACGAAGCTTTCGTGCCCGGGCAGCAACCTGGTGCCCTCGACAGGCCGCCCTGCCGGGTTCGGGCGATCGAGCACCCATACGCTCTTGCCGGTCTTCGCTGCCTCTTCCAGCAGGTAGAGCAGCGTGGTGACGAAGGTGTAGATGCGGCAGCCGAGGTCCTGCAGGTCGAACAGGAACACGTCGGCGCTGTCCATCATCGCCGGGGTGGGACGCCGCACCTCGCCGTAGAGCGAATAGACCGGGATGTTGTAGACCGGGTCCATCTCGTCCGCGGTCTCCACCATGTTGTCCTGCTTGTCGCCCTTCAGCCCGTGCTGCGGGCCAAAGGCGCTGGTGACGTTCACGCCCGCTGCGATCAGCGCGTCGAGGCTGTGGGTCAGGTCAGCGGTGACGGAAGCTGGGTGCGCGACCAGCGCCACCCGCTTGCCTTCCAGCGGTTTGCGTAACTCAGCTTCGGCCAGCAGCCGGTCTATTCCGAATTTCATGCAGCGCGGGTTCGCGCAAGACAGGCCGAGAAGCAAGCGGGATCGTGGAAATCCGGCTTTTCGTTGTGGTGCGACAGCGCCCAGTAGCTCTTCACCCCGCCCTGCTCCTCGATCACCGCAGAAAGGCCGATGGCAGCAGGCGGTTCCGGCATCTGTGCGCGCGGCAGCGAAGCGTCGAAGATCGCCATCGAATTGCCCACCCGCATGGTGCAGTCTGGTTCCCGCGCAAACGGGCGTTCGCTCATGCCCTCGCGATAGTCGGCGAAATCGTAGGCGGCCCAGCGCTCCGACGGCGAAAGGTTGAATTCGCTGTAGGACGGCGTGCCGTCCTTCTCCATCATGAACAGCTCGAAGCAGGTGGTCTGCCAGAGGTTGTCCGCCCGGCCTTTCCCCGCGAATGACGGCAGGACCAGCTTGTCCACCCCGTCGATGCGCCAGCGCACGCGCATCCAGTTATCCGTGAGAGAGAGTACCCGCGCTTCCACCCGGCGGACAGCGAGTGGCGGATGCGCAGCATGTGCGACCAGATCATGCGTTTGCAAGAGAAGTTCCCCGTGCTAGTCGCCCCCGTCCATTACAAATCAAGGCGCCAAATCCCCCGAAATGACGACTTACGAATCCGATTTGCTGCGATTGCTCAACGAGCGGGGCTATGTCCATCAGGTGACGGACGCTGCGGGACTGGATGCCCTCGCAGCGCGACAAACCGTTCCCGGCTATATCGGTTTCGACGCCACTGCGCCTTCGCTGCACGTCGGCTCGCTGGTGCAGATCATGATGCTGCGCCGCCTGCAGCAGACTGGGCACAAACCGATCGTCGTGATGGGTGGCGGCACTACAAAGATCGGAGACCCTTCGGGCAAGGACGAGAGCCGCAAGATGCTCACGCCCGAACTCATCGACGAGAACATTGCCGGCATCCGCACGGTGTTCGAACGGCTGCTGACATTCGGTGACGGGCCGACCGACGCGGTGATGGTCAACAATGACGAATGGCTGGCGGACCTCGGCTATATCGAGCTGCTGCGTGACGTGGGACCCCATTTTACCATCAATCGCATGCTCACCTTCGACTCGGTGAAGCTGCGGCTCGAGCGCGAGCAGCCGCTGACCTTCCTCGAATTCAACTACATGATCCTGCAGGCCTACGACTTCATGGAACTGGCCCGCCGCTACGGCTGCCGGTTGCAGATGGGCGGCAGCGACCAGTGGGGCAATATCGTCAACGGCATGGAACTGGCCCGCCGCAAGGACGGTACCGAACTGTTCGGTCTGACGACACCGCTGCTGACCACGGCCGACGGTTCGAAGATGGGCAAAACCGCCGCAGGTGCCGTGTGGCTGAACGAGGCCCAGCTGCCGAGCTACGACTTCTGGCAGTACTGGCGCAACACCGACGACCGCGACGTCGGCCGCTTCCTGAAGCTGTTCACCGACCTGCCGCTGGAAGAGATCGCCCGGCTCGAAGCGCTCGAAGGCAGCGAGATCAACCAGGCGAAGATCGTCCTGGCCGACGAAGTCACCAAGCTGGTGCGCGGCGAAGAGGCTGCGGCCTCGGCTCGCGCCACCGCCGAGCAGACCTTTGCCGGCGGCGGCAAGGGCGATGACTTGCCGGTGCTGGAAGTGGCTGCGGGGGGAATTCGGATCGGCGCTGCATTAACCGAACTTGGCTTCACAAAGTCCAATGGCGAGGCCAAGCGCAAAGTGGCCGAAGGCGCGGTTAAGCTTGAAGATGAAACCGTATCCGACCCCGGCTTCCTGGTCGAGTTGGCGCCCGGAGACGAGGCCCGCATCAGCCTAGGTAAGAAACGCCACGGTATCCTTCGCGGAGCCTGACTTTACCAAAAATCCACCATTGGGTGCCAGTAACATTCCCGTCCATTAACTCGGAAGGAAGTGGCATCCTATGGCAGGCGGCGCTCAGCTCTCCGTCACCGATATGCGGCGCTCCACGCGCCATCCGGTCGACTATTCGGTCATCGCCGAGCATTTGCAGCACGGCGATGTCACCATGCACATCTGCAACATCTCCGCTCATGGCTTCATGATCGACGGTGCGGAGGGCGTTAACCGTGGCGACCGCATGATCATCCGCCTTCCCTCCGTAGGCCGGATCGAAGCTTACTGCATCTGGGTGACCGAAGATCGCGCCGGCTTCCAGTTCGAACGGATCATCCGATTCGACGACTTCCAGGGCATGATTGCCGAGATGCAGCCGAACCCGGCGCTGCGTCGTCGCGGCTGACTCCAGCGACAGACTTTAGCTCCTGCTACATTGACTAGCTTGGCAAGCGCCATTCACGCTGCCATTGCGCGCGGGTGAGCACCGCAAACTCTCCCTTCCGCATCGCCAATTACCGCGCCTACTGGGTCGCGCGCCTGTGCATGACACTGGCGCAATATGCGATGCTGCTGATCATCGGGTGGCAGACCTACAACCTGGCGCGCGATGGCGGGATGAGCGTGGCCGAAGCGTCCGGCCAGCTGGCGCTGATCGGCCTGCTGCAATTTGTGCCGCTGTTCCTGCTGACGCCGTTCACCGGTCTGGCGGCAGACCATTTCGACCGTCGCAACCTCGGTCGCATCACGGTGCTGCTGCAATTGCTCTGCGCGGCGACTTTGGCCACCTTTACCTGGCAGGAGGCTATCGGCCTGCCGGTGCTGTTCACCATCGCCGTGTTCCTGGGCATCGCCCGCGCCTTTGCCGGCCCGGCCCTGTCGGCCCTGGCGCCGAACCTGGTGCCGCCGGCCATCCTGCCGAATGCCATCGCCCTGTCTTCGATTGCCTGGCAGACCGGGATGATCGTCGGTCCGGCAGTGGGCGGAGTGCTGTACGAGGTCGAACCCTTCCTGCCCTATGCCGTGGCTGCGATGCTGTTCGCCGTGGCGATCACCTCGCTTTCCTTCATCGGCGAAGTGCCGCGCGGCAAGAAGAAGGCTCCGGCCAAGCCCATCCAGCAGGTCCGCGAAGGGCTGGTCTATGTCTGGCAGAACAAGATGGTGCTCGGCTCCATCACGCTGGACCTGTTCGCCGTCTTCCTGGCCGGCGCGACCGCGCTGTTCCCGGTCTATGCGCGCGACATCCTGCAGGTCGGCGCCAGCGGCCTCAGCCAGCTGGCCATGGCCCCCGCTATCGGCGCCGCGCTGACGGCGCTGTGGTTCTCGTTCCGGCCGCTGAAGAACAATGTCGGCCCGAAGATGCTGTGGTCCGTCGCCGTGTTCGGCCTGGCGACCGTCGTCTTCGCCTTCTCGACGAATATGGCGCTGAGCCTGGCCATGCTGTTCATCGTCGGCGCGGCGGACATGATCTCGGTCTACATCCGGCAGTCGTTGATCCAGCTGCACACGCCCGATGACAAGCGTGGCCGCGTCTCAGCCGTGTCGTTGCTCACTATCGGTGCATCGAACGAGTTCGGCGACTTCTTCTCCGGCAGCCTCGCGTTCCTGATCGGCCCGGTCGCAGCGGTGGCGCTGGGCGGAACCGGGGCAATCATTACCGTCGGCCTGTGGGCCGTACTGTTTCCGGTGCTACGCACTACCAAGACCTTCGATCCGCCCGATAATCTGCTAGAAGGCGACGACGACCCGCATTCCGAGCCTGCAAAACAGGGAAGCTGACACATGAAGTTCGACAACGTCCTGCAATCGATCGGCAACACCCCGCACATCCGCCTGTCGCGCCTGTTCCCCAATCACGAGGTCTGGGTGAAGAGCGAGCGGGCCAATCCCGGCGGCTCGATCAAGGATCGCATCGCGCTGGCGATGGTAGAGGATGCGGAGAAGTCCGGCGCGCTGAAGCCAGGTGGGACGATCGTCGAACCGACCAGCGGCAACACCGGTATCGGCCTTGCCATGGTGGCCGCGGTAAAGGGCTACAAGCTGATCCTGGTCATGCCCGAAAGCATGAGCCTGGAGCGTCGCCGCCTGATGCTGGCCTATGGCGCCAGCTTCGACCTGACGCCCAAGGAAAAGGGCATGAAGGGCGCGCTGGAACGCGCTGCCGAACTGGTCGAGTCTACCGGGAACGCGTGGATGCCGCAGCAGTTCGAGAATCCGGCCAATGTCGATGTGCATGCGCGCACGACCGCGCAGGAGATCATCGCCGACTTCAAGGACGCCCCGCCCGCCTACCTCATCACCGGCGTCGGTACCGGCGGCCACCTGACCGGTTGCGCGGAGGAGTTGAAGAAGGCCTGGCCGAGCATGAAGGCCTTTGCCGTGGAGCCGGAGCTCTCTCCGGTGATTTCCGGAGGCCAGCCCGGCCCGCACCCGATCCAGGGCATCGGCGCCGGCTTCATCCCCGAGAACCTCCACACCAACGCCATCGACGGCGCGATTGCCGTGGATGCCGAGGCAGCCAAGGACATGGCGCGTCGCTGCGCCCGCGAGGAAGGCCTGCTGGTGGGCATCAGTTCGGGCGCGACGCTGGCGGCAATCGAGAGCAAGCTGGCGGAGCTCGAAGCGGGCACCCGCGTGCTGGGCTTCAACTACGATACCGGCGAGCGTTATCTCTCCGTGCCCGATTTCCTGCCGACCGAATGAGCGGCTTCGAAAAGGTCGCTTACGAGGACGCGGGTACGGCGCTGACCGGCCTGCTGGCACGCCCTGAAGGTTCGCCTCGCGCTGCCGTGCTGGTGTTTCCGACCATCATGAAT is a genomic window of Aurantiacibacter sp. MUD11 containing:
- a CDS encoding MFS transporter — protein: MSTANSPFRIANYRAYWVARLCMTLAQYAMLLIIGWQTYNLARDGGMSVAEASGQLALIGLLQFVPLFLLTPFTGLAADHFDRRNLGRITVLLQLLCAATLATFTWQEAIGLPVLFTIAVFLGIARAFAGPALSALAPNLVPPAILPNAIALSSIAWQTGMIVGPAVGGVLYEVEPFLPYAVAAMLFAVAITSLSFIGEVPRGKKKAPAKPIQQVREGLVYVWQNKMVLGSITLDLFAVFLAGATALFPVYARDILQVGASGLSQLAMAPAIGAALTALWFSFRPLKNNVGPKMLWSVAVFGLATVVFAFSTNMALSLAMLFIVGAADMISVYIRQSLIQLHTPDDKRGRVSAVSLLTIGASNEFGDFFSGSLAFLIGPVAAVALGGTGAIITVGLWAVLFPVLRTTKTFDPPDNLLEGDDDPHSEPAKQGS
- the tyrS gene encoding tyrosine--tRNA ligase, which translates into the protein MTTYESDLLRLLNERGYVHQVTDAAGLDALAARQTVPGYIGFDATAPSLHVGSLVQIMMLRRLQQTGHKPIVVMGGGTTKIGDPSGKDESRKMLTPELIDENIAGIRTVFERLLTFGDGPTDAVMVNNDEWLADLGYIELLRDVGPHFTINRMLTFDSVKLRLEREQPLTFLEFNYMILQAYDFMELARRYGCRLQMGGSDQWGNIVNGMELARRKDGTELFGLTTPLLTTADGSKMGKTAAGAVWLNEAQLPSYDFWQYWRNTDDRDVGRFLKLFTDLPLEEIARLEALEGSEINQAKIVLADEVTKLVRGEEAAASARATAEQTFAGGGKGDDLPVLEVAAGGIRIGAALTELGFTKSNGEAKRKVAEGAVKLEDETVSDPGFLVELAPGDEARISLGKKRHGILRGA
- a CDS encoding exo-beta-N-acetylmuramidase NamZ family protein, whose product is MKFGIDRLLAEAELRKPLEGKRVALVAHPASVTADLTHSLDALIAAGVNVTSAFGPQHGLKGDKQDNMVETADEMDPVYNIPVYSLYGEVRRPTPAMMDSADVFLFDLQDLGCRIYTFVTTLLYLLEEAAKTGKSVWVLDRPNPAGRPVEGTRLLPGHESFVGAAPMPMRHGLTMGEMGHWFVRHFGLDVDYRVVSMHYWLPEGPGFGWPENRIWINPSPNAANLNMARAYAGTVMIEGATLSEGRGTTRPLEVLFGAPDVDAKAVLAEMQRLAPDWLAGCALRDCWFEPTFHKHVGKLCNALMVHAEGAFYDHNAFRPWRLQALAFKAIRNLYPDYPIWRGKDFKYEYTDDVLAIDVINGGPALREWVDDPAAQPGDLDQLAGRDEAEWREEVAELLLY
- a CDS encoding glutathione S-transferase family protein — translated: MLTLYSFGPGANSMKPTLALYEKGLEFEHKLLNPAKFEHHSEWYKAINPRGQVPALADDGKIITESTVICEYLEDAHPTEVKLRPASHYDTAMMRIWTKWVDEYFCWCVSTIGWERHVSKMARALSDEEFEAHVQKIPIPEQQVKWRRARDGFPQEELDDAMAKIRISVKRLDDHLRDNEWLAGGVYSLADICNFAIANGMQHGFAEQVNEADTPGLVRWIDQINARPAVKAMFANVPREF
- a CDS encoding PilZ domain-containing protein, producing the protein MAGGAQLSVTDMRRSTRHPVDYSVIAEHLQHGDVTMHICNISAHGFMIDGAEGVNRGDRMIIRLPSVGRIEAYCIWVTEDRAGFQFERIIRFDDFQGMIAEMQPNPALRRRG
- the cysK gene encoding cysteine synthase A, with the protein product MKFDNVLQSIGNTPHIRLSRLFPNHEVWVKSERANPGGSIKDRIALAMVEDAEKSGALKPGGTIVEPTSGNTGIGLAMVAAVKGYKLILVMPESMSLERRRLMLAYGASFDLTPKEKGMKGALERAAELVESTGNAWMPQQFENPANVDVHARTTAQEIIADFKDAPPAYLITGVGTGGHLTGCAEELKKAWPSMKAFAVEPELSPVISGGQPGPHPIQGIGAGFIPENLHTNAIDGAIAVDAEAAKDMARRCAREEGLLVGISSGATLAAIESKLAELEAGTRVLGFNYDTGERYLSVPDFLPTE
- a CDS encoding DOMON-like domain-containing protein, encoding MRVRWRIDGVDKLVLPSFAGKGRADNLWQTTCFELFMMEKDGTPSYSEFNLSPSERWAAYDFADYREGMSERPFAREPDCTMRVGNSMAIFDASLPRAQMPEPPAAIGLSAVIEEQGGVKSYWALSHHNEKPDFHDPACFSACLARTRAA